One region of Primulina tabacum isolate GXHZ01 chromosome 1, ASM2559414v2, whole genome shotgun sequence genomic DNA includes:
- the LOC142537687 gene encoding protein SEEDLING PLASTID DEVELOPMENT 1 produces MRANSHLVLVDLHSSWHSSQQISNSTFAYLQSCKSAAASVSAAFRRSCGRRGKISSSRAPEVEARTAEIRRPREWPTRGNGLLSVSSKKVSTSSSSYREDEVVSDMDLFLDIVPLRMRQELLRHDEIRELIEVVMDLGRKPIARFPSGDWIISEETVKLEDLRHAISKVGNFSDDNRSGIDRSLHRISAIRNRKTQIIGLTCRVGRAISGSAEIIHDLVEDGGSILVIGPPGVGKTTLIREIARMLADDHKKRVIIVDTSNEIGGDGDVPHSGIGRARRMQVPNVHLQHNVMIEAVENHMPETIIIDEIGTELEALAASTIAQRGVQLVATAHGITIESIIKNPSLQILVGGIESVTLGDEEARKRKVQKTILERKGPPTFTCAVEMISKTECRVHHRLDATVDAILAGKYPLFEVRRIEDEAKDHAGDTEANNSSKLTQVTEQNRIGDTIDKKSLKSTQHTGNDNVIDAETYVSLRSNRSEQTHFGDFNMENVEIEENKIKGHKEVDDYHPKSKKIRSNVTMSRKSPVYVYTYKIQDADLLQVAAVMGFDDKIDVTDDIGFADAILASSYEIKQNPWIQGVAKSHQMPVFVIKSSTMAQMVKAIRMILGMDLFTTTQKQSNRTSLAIEMEDDAPKIQPSLEEIDALEEVRLAIEYIVIPGGEPVELLPRRSDIVARQLELVESYQLAAENSGTELNPRLQILTQKLNKGNFKPSSSFFFKYDGSVACGEGGTSVFKLPFLPE; encoded by the exons ATGAGAGCTAATTCTCATCTAGTGCTGGTTGATCTGCACAGCTCGTGGCATTCTTCTCAACAGATTTCCAATTCCACGTTTGCGTACCTGCAGAGTTGTAAATCTGCAGCTGCTTCTGTCTCGGCAGCATTTCGTCGATCATGCGGCAGGCGTGGGAAGATCTCGTCGTCTAGGGCGCCGGAAGTGGAGGCACGGACGGCGGAGATTCGCCGTCCGAGGGAGTGGCCTACGCGAGGAAATGGGTTGTTGTCAGTTTCCTCAAAAAAGGTCTCCACATCGAGTTCGAGTTATCGAGAAGATGAGGTGGTCTCTGATATGGACCTGTTTCTTGATATAGTGCCTTTGAGGATGAGGCAGGAACTGTTGAGGCATGATGAGATTCGGGAGCTGATTGAGGTGGTTATGGACTTGGGGAGGAAGCCCATTGCTCGCTTTCCTTCTGGGGATTGGATTATCTCAGAGGAAACTGTGAAGCTCGAAGATCTTCGACATGCCATCTCTAAG GTCGGTAATTTTTCTGATGACAACCGTTCTGGAATTGATCGCTCTCTGCATCGCATAAGTGCCATAAGAAATCGCAAAACACAAATTATAGGCCTTACTTGTCGAGTTGGTCGAGCTATATCTGGAAGTGCCGAAATCATACACGATTTAGTTGAAGATGGAGGCTCAATTTTGGTTATAGGGCCACCAGGAGTTGGCAAAACAACATTAATCAG GGAAATTGCCAGAATGCTGGCTGATGACCACAAAAAACGTGTAATCATTGTTGATACATCAAATGAAATTGGTGGTGATGGTGATGTACCCCATTCTGGTATTGGTCGTGCTAGAAGGATGCAAGTCCCAAATGTTCATTTGCAGCATAAT GTAATGATTGAAGCAGTTGAAAATCACATGCCGGAAACCATTATAATTGATGAAATAGGAACTGAGCTTGAAGCGTTGGCTGCTAGCACAATTGCTCAAAGAGGAGTTCAGCTTGTTGCAACAGCTCATGGAATTACTATCGAGAGTATCATCAAGAATCCCTCTTTGCAGATTCTTGTTGGTGGCATTGAG AGTGTTACTCTCGGTGATGAGGAAGCACGGAAGAGGAAAGTGCAGAAAACTATACTTGAGAGGAAGGGACCTCCTACATTTACTTGTGCAGTTGAGATGATATCTAAAACTGAGTGTCGAGTTCATCATAGGCTTGATGCAACTGTAGATGCTATTCTGGCAG GAAAATATCCATTGTTTGAAGTTCGCCGAATAGAGGATGAAGCTAAAGATCATGCTGGAGATACTGAAGCTAATAATTCATCAAAATTAACACAAGTTACTGAACAAAATCGTATTGGAGATACTATAGATAAAAAGTCATTGAAGTCTACTCAACATACTGGAAATGACAATGTCATAGATGCTGAAACTTATGTTTCATTGAGATCAAATCGAAGTGAGCAAACCCATTTTGGAGATTTTAACATGGAAAATGTTGaaatagaagaaaataaaataaagggtCACAAGGAAGTTGATGATTATCATCCCAAGTCCAAGAAAATTAGATCTAACGTAACAATGAGCAGAAAAAGCCCAGTATATGTTTATACTTACAAG ATCCAGGATGCTGATTTATTACAAGTGGCAGCTGTAATGGGGTTTGATGATAAAATAGATGTAACTGATGATATTGGTTTCGCAGATGCTATTTTAGCATCTAGTTACGAAATAAAACAGAATCCTTGGATCCAGGGTGTCGCAAAATCTCATCAAATGCCTGTTTTTGTCATCAAG tcAAGTACAATGGCTCAAATGGTGAAGGCAATCCGTATGATTCTTGGGATGGATTTGTTTACCACTACACAGAAGCAATCAAACAGAACTTCTCTAGCTATTGAGATGGAAGACGATGCACCAAAGATACAACCATCCCTAGAGGAGATTGATGCCTTGGAG GAAGTTCGACTTGCAATCGAGTATATTGTTATCCCTGGTGGCGAGCCTGTCGAACTTCTGCCAAGGCGGTCTGATATTGTTGCTCGACAACTCGAGCTGGTCGAGAGTTATCAGTTAGCTGCTGAGAATTCAGGTACGGAGTTAAATCCGCGGCTGCAGATCCTTACCCAGAAACTGAACAAGGGAAATTTCAAGCCGAGCTCAAGCTTTTTCTTCAAGTATGATGGTTCCGTGGCTTGTGGCGAAGGAGGTACAAGTGTTTTTAAGCTACCGTTTCTGCCCGAGTAA